In the genome of Carettochelys insculpta isolate YL-2023 chromosome 25, ASM3395843v1, whole genome shotgun sequence, the window TCTGAACTCTCCCTCTTCAACCCCAGTGCCTTTTGTCCAGCCATCAATCTTCCCCAAAGCCAAGCAATGCTGGTGAGAAGAAGGGATCTGGCCCAATCACATATCCCCCCATTTGACACACAGCACCCAGGTGTTTTAGGGTTCAGCCTGTCCCTTGCCCTTATCCAGGTTTTCTTCCGTTCCCACGGGAGGTTCTTGTTGAGTTATTTTTACCTCCTTGATTCTGGCCTTCACTTCCTCTCCGGTTCGGGGAGCTTCTACACTCAAGATACCATCATGAGACAACGTGGCTTTAACTCGCACGGGGTCAACATCCAGTGGGAGGATGTATGTCCTGGTGAACTCCCGGGAGATGAAACCATGGCGGTCAGCTTTctgggagtgctgagctgtcacCTCCAGCAGGTTGTCCACGGTGCGGACAGTGATCTCATCGGGCAGGAAGTGGCAGACATCCAGAAACACCTGGAATTTGTGTTCATTGAGGTTGATCTCCGAGATCCCTCGGTCCAGCTGTTTGTTGATCCGGGGCCTGATGTAGTAGCCGTGATACAAGGTCGGGGCTAAAATCTCTGCAGGGGACACACCTGAAAGAGACAAAAAGAGGTGCATAGGGCTGCTTAGCATCCTGGGATGGAGGAAAGCAACAACGAGACCAAGAGAGGTGAAAGGGAATGTTAGCAGTACTGGCAGAGTCTGGGACAAGACACAGGGCTCTGTGGACTCTGTCAAAACCCACAAAGTCTGTTGTACGAATGCTGCACGCAGTCCACTGAGTGTCACCCCTCGCCATGCACCAGCTGCAGCCATCATCTCCCATTCATCTGGAAGAGGCAGGCTACAAGAAGTGCATGCAAGAGAGTAGGGGTGGGTGCTGCGAGGGGAGAAGCCCGCAGCCAGAGCTGGTTATGGAACGTGCTGAATGCAGAGAAATTGGCCAGAAGAACTAAATCCCTCTGTGTGAATGACATTGTCATCTGGCTTTCCTTGGGGCTTTTGCCTTTTCACCCTGTTGTGTGCAGGCTTTGAGCCTCGTGAATtgttctgctgcctcctgcattCTTTCCCCTCCGCTTGCCGCTGCTCTGGCTTTGTCCTGAACCCACCAGCTCAGCTTTTCGATGTGCTGCCTGTGGCTGCAAAATCTCCCCCACTGCCCGACCCCCAACCtccaaccccagcagcagcaactcttTTCCAAAGCCCCTTAATCCAGCTCCAGGCAGCGGGCTTGCCCGGCTAAACAGTCTTTCTTTAAGCTAATTAAAGAGAAGCAGAGCCAGCTTTTCCTCACAATTTGCAGGGACCACTTTGCAATAGAAGAGCATGACCCTTCTCGGGTACCTCCGCGGTGCCTTCATGGCCCCTTTGCCCTGGGCTGTGCCACTTGGCTCAGCTGCTGATGGCCTCACCTACATACCAGATGGAAGAGGAGGACTTTGTTCCTCCTGCGCTGGAGGTGCATTAGCAATGAAAAGGGACGGAGGGAAGAAAAGCGGGAATGAAGCCTGCGGTGGTGGAAGGAGGGGATTAAAAGGAGAAAGATCAAGAATGGGGGGTGCTTGGGGCTCATTGGCCATGATGGCTCATGGCTCCTAATAATTCTGGAGGTTTTCCCCAACCCTTCCTGGGCCCCCATTGGGTCTCTTGATGATTTCAATCCCCcacactgcagctgtgcctgtgtcagTGCAGGGGCTCTGGATCCCTTTGTATAGCAGGGGTGTGGAGAGCTATTGAAATAAATCGTAAACCCTGCACATAATAGAATCCACCGTAGGCCAGTGGGTGCAGCAACACCCCAGCACCCCGAattccagcacccatgtgtctgaaGGAGGTGATGTCCTGAGGATGCACTCCTGCAGTAGGAGAGAGCGAAAGCAGCAGAGGTGCTGAAGCAAAGCGAAACggggagcccagccctgtccTTACCTTCCCCAAAGTTCTGGTCATAGATCTTGCTGGGATTGGCAAATTCATACTCCGTGCTCATGGGATAGGCGTGAGGGAGCGTCCGCTCAGCCATGGTCTGTCGGGGAAGGGGCCGTCAGCCGGCTTGCTGCCTCTGAGGGTGAGAAGGCTGCCGATCGCAAAGTTTTAATTGCGTGAATTCCATAGGGAGGCGGGTGTGATAAAGATACGGACCAAAATAGACACATAGGCCGAGGGACGCTCAGCCAGGAGGATGAAGAAAAGTGTCTCACTGCATTCCTGCTGGGGACCTTGCCACAGTTCGCAgacagggaggggctgcagcaatTGGGTGGTTTAATTTTAGGCTCCCAAAAACAAAATGTGCTGTCATGATGGACTGGAAGCCAGAGGGCTGGGATTCCCTGCTCCAGAGGCCTGGGTGTGCTGAGGGCAACGGGGCAGCGAAGTGGaatgggggagcctgcaggactgGAATGGGGAGGCATAGTGGCTCCA includes:
- the HSPB2 gene encoding heat shock protein beta-2 gives rise to the protein MAERTLPHAYPMSTEYEFANPSKIYDQNFGEGVSPAEILAPTLYHGYYIRPRINKQLDRGISEINLNEHKFQVFLDVCHFLPDEITVRTVDNLLEVTAQHSQKADRHGFISREFTRTYILPLDVDPVRVKATLSHDGILSVEAPRTGEEVKARIKEVKITQQEPPVGTEENLDKGKGQAEP